GGTTCCAAAGATCTCGACCATATTATTGATCGGATCACTAGCCAAGTCAAACCATCCAAACTATCTGTCTGTCTCTATTTATGTTGTGATCTTGAAAACTATTGTATTAAAGCTGAAGACGTTTAGactaagcatacagattctaatGACGCCAACGCTGTTCAAGTTTGTTTCCGAACGGTGTCATGCACAATTTTCCGTTGTTAACCGATTGCGATCAGTACTATGTATTGATTCGCTGCTAATGGAATGTACACGGTTTACGGTTCGTTTTAGTGTACCGGGGTACCAAGAGCTAAAAGTCCGGGAAAAGCCGAATGTCAAGAGTGAGACATTTGGAAACCCAAAGGCCGAGTCTgctatttttttaatgtataCATACCTGCACGTCCATATGCATACAATGGTTTTTATAGATGGAATTTGTAATTTAACAGTTTTAAGGGAGGAGCAAATAAAAGTATAGAAAGCCAAAGCGCAAGAAACGCGATTTATTGGTGGCATGGGATCACTTCAAAAAAACGTTTACAAATGCACGTGGACCAAGGAACTACTGCGATAAAGCTATAGAGTATTTCGATACCACACTATGTATCCGATGATACTACCATACCATATACACTCTGCAGCAGGAAATTCCCAATCGGTCAAATCATGAAGACTAATGAACTTATAACTTTAGCTTTTGAAAACatgttggatatttttttttaattttattaggcttgtaaatttctatcgatggGCCAAATATCTTTTTGTTACACCCACTCTAACTTCGTTTAATTGTTTGCCTTCCCAAATTTtatcggtataccaaaaacactggTCACGCCTCTCCCCCCACATTTTCCTAACGGTCCacttttttaaacaatttttaaaatttttctttctatctatcgatatcccagaaaaattatgaaattttgcgttcgcattcccactagctgagtaacgggtatctgatagtcggggaacttgaCTAAgcattcttttttgtttttcaaatacagaggtggtcaaaagtatttacacaACGAActatttttcaattagttgaCAATTCTTGTcaattgaaaaaaaagcaCGTTGggtaaatacttttgaccacctctgtaTATAGTTAGGTAAGGATATTTCGCTTCGtcatgcttttttttttggtatattCCTGTAAGCAGGGTTGACTTACGTCAAGtcacaaacatatttttcccctttttcgcGCCTCGTTCCGATTCTCGATAGGGCGCTATCTGCAACAGGTGCATAATTTCGTTTTCGAGAGAGGTAAACTCATTTGCACTTAAAGCCATGGCAACTAGTGTCATTGGTGGCAAAAGAGCTTGCAATCTAAATGTTTATATTACGAACTTGATTCGGGTCAAACTGGCTTAAATCAGCAGCGAAGCCAGGTGAAAATCGTCAGAACGACAGCAGGCAGAAGTCTCGTTACTTCAAAGTTAAACAACAGGAATTCGTGTTGCGCAACTGACGCGGCGCTTTCATCAACTGGAGCCTAACCCGGCGAAATGGCTAATCCGTTTCGCTGGTGTCGAGTGTCGCACGACTGCGTGTTCCAGATTAATgtggttctggtggtggtCGGAGTGATCTTTCTGCTTGACGTGCTCAGCCACCTTTATCTGAAGGCGGTCATGTTTCCAGGCCTTCGTCTATACCCGGTAGCCTTGCGCCCCTGGCTCTTTTGGGTGCGCGCTTTGACAATGGTTGCCTACATTTTGAACGCTGTTCTTGGGATTCACATGGCCCGACAACCCACCGTCTTGAAGTACGCTGGCTATATGCTCGTTGGAAGCGTGGTGTTGCTGTACACAATAAGCATCGGAGTGACTCGCTTCATGTACCGCAAAAGATTCGAGTTCTTTGCCGAGATGCTGGTGCTGCAGATGTGGGTGAGAGATAGACTTGGCAAGGTTGAAGTAGAGTTCGAGTGCTGCGGAAGGTCCAGCGTAGTTGACTACCAGACAGCATCGAGCAACCGCACCTGGCCCATTGGCTCTTGCTGCGGGAAGCAGAACTGCACCGGCTGCACTGCGAAGCTTAGCCAGTACCTGTGGACTATCGAGATGGATGTGGCAAGGGATAATATTATCGTATCCGTTCTCTTGTTTGTGGCGATGATCGTCATGGTTTTACACTTTAAAGATGTGCAATCGCTCGACGACACTAGTGATGTGGATGAGTCTTCAGAACTGGTAGACGACTCGGACGCCAAAGAATAAGCCCCATCCCATCTAGTCGTGCCGGTCCCAATTGCTTTTATATGGTCCCCCTCATTCAAGTACATAAATACTATTTTGAATGTGATATTACCCATGCCTTTAGGGCATATACagtgtatatttatttttttgcgaCAAAGGTAAATACACTGATTAGATCTGAAGCTATAAATTATGATCCTGAAATCTGAATTTCAGGTCGCCTGACCTAAACCGAAATGAAGGACTCAAGGTAGGTTAGGATGGTATTTTGCAACGCAATGTAAGTATATAGATAACATTTTGGCAGCAATATCGTAACAAAACCCAACATTTTTTCTAAGTTCTCATGAAAGGGCGTAAGAGTGGAGATAGGAAATCGATAGAAAGTGACAgttcaaaatattataaagaacaagagagaatgctgtagtcgagtttcccgactatcagtTACGTGTTACTCAGCTGGAAGTGGGAAggagaaatttaaattttttggattATCGGTAGAAATAGGGAAAAAATAGtaataaataatgaacaaaaattcaaaattggtttaaaagtgtgggcgtttcagaaatttacaagactaatataaatgtgaaaatatttttcaaaagtgtgggcttTGCATTTTTGGGCGGTTTGATGATATGTATGCTAAATCTATTTTTATAGtgcctgagatctcgacgttcatacggagtACAATCCGGCGATCGACTCGGCGTTTGATCCtgataaagaatatatatactttattctacctgttacatacttttcaacgaatctagtataccctttatCTCTACGAGTAATgagtataaaaataaaatcgtttCTCAAAAGTGTGTCCGCGGCAGTTTTGCGTGAAATCGCTAATAGAAGTCTTTATTTAGAGAATTCTAAAAAATTCctatttaagcaaacattttgcaaatatattGTTTGTGGGGGTCTCGTTTTAGGGAAGAACGGGGGTGCAGAGTATCCAATAAAGGACAAAAAAGGTATCCATCCACCTTAGTCCGTCTTAAATTTGTCAGCTATATTCATTTGCTTGGTAATGGTTATCACGGAGAAAGCAAACTTTGCCACCTAGTGATGGGGTAGAAAATGAGATACAATTCGAGGAGCATGTATTACAGTGGCGACCACTTACACTTATGTTGCTGCTCATGGATATCTGAAAGATACCGCCTGCAATGAAAACGATAGGCTGCTGCACGTTTTGGAGAAAATACAGT
The sequence above is drawn from the Drosophila melanogaster chromosome 2R genome and encodes:
- the Tsp42A gene encoding tetraspanin 42A, isoform A, translating into MANPFRWCRVSHDCVFQINVVLVVVGVIFLLDVLSHLYLKAVMFPGLRLYPVALRPWLFWVRALTMVAYILNAVLGIHMARQPTVLKYAGYMLVGSVVLLYTISIGVTRFMYRKRFEFFAEMLVLQMWVRDRLGKVEVEFECCGRSSVVDYQTASSNRTWPIGSCCGKQNCTGCTAKLSQYLWTIEMDVARDNIIVSVLLFVAMIVMVLHFKDVQSLDDTSDVDESSELVDDSDAKE